In Dioscorea cayenensis subsp. rotundata cultivar TDr96_F1 chromosome 11, TDr96_F1_v2_PseudoChromosome.rev07_lg8_w22 25.fasta, whole genome shotgun sequence, a single genomic region encodes these proteins:
- the LOC120271764 gene encoding zinc finger protein ZAT2-like → MTMEKTTRKAIKKLKNRCEGDPPLESGLAANSSQQSKKRTRDAGEVIHACTECGKNFWSRKAVYGHMRLHPDRAWRGINPPDDADAGSLPKKEKDVAASLVLLSGDVDAASPYQCSREGEGGSGGAGAGVVVDRVEEEEEEEQEKKPVLDLDFEPSRSGRG, encoded by the exons ATGACGATGGAGAAGACAACCAGAAAAGCGATCAAGAAACTGAAGAACAGATGTGAAGGTGATCCTCCACTTGAATCAGGCCTAGCAGCAAACTCATCACAACAGTCAAAGAAGAGAACAAGAGATGCAGGAGAAGTGATCCATGCATGCACTGAATGTGGTAAGAACTTCTGGTCTCGGAAAGCTGTTTATGGTCATATGAGACTTCATCCAGACAGGGCTTGGCGTGGTATCAACCCTCctgatgatgctgatgctgGGAGTTTGccgaagaaggagaaggatgtGGCTGCATCGCTTGTTTTGCTTTCTGGAGATGTGGATGCTGCTTCTCCGTATCAGTGTTCAA GAGAGGGAGAAGGTGGTAGtggtggtgctggtgctggtgttGTGGTTGACCgtgtggaggaggaggaggaggaggagcaggaGAAGAAGCCGGTTTTGGACTTGGACTTTGAACCTTCCCGCTCCGGAAGAGGATGA
- the LOC120272608 gene encoding LOW QUALITY PROTEIN: sialyltransferase-like protein 2 (The sequence of the model RefSeq protein was modified relative to this genomic sequence to represent the inferred CDS: deleted 1 base in 1 codon), translated as MKTTLRLCFLVALSSGLVAIFIYITGVSRSQVESRFVVTEGDLSALRSLQSGFRQCVKANGLGLQAETGSDYCRVTLRFPSDTVRKWKDPKTGELEGLSFDFDLCEAVAAWEQVRNSTTILTKEFIDSLPNGWKEYAWRRINKGNLLNQCENKTLCMEKLALVLPETPPYVPRQFGRCAVIGNSGDLLKTNFGAEIDGYDAVFRENGAPIQNYTQYVGRKCTFRLLNRGSAKALDKVADLDDTGKEVLIIKTTIHDIMNKMIREVPISNPVYLMLGASFGSAAKGTGLKALEFALSICDSVDMYGFTVDPGYKEWTRYFSESRQGHTPLHGRAYYQMMECLGLIKIHSPMRTDLNRKVNWLPSQTTLNAARMASEKLLRRVGAGISDPLSACSIIKKRGKAKTPSMPGFRDAATKHQKYVRRATLYPLEHSPGHGMLCVIPEV; from the exons ATGAAGACCACCTTGCGCCTCTGCTTCCTCGTCGCCCTCTCCTCCGGCCTCGTCGCCATCTTCATCTACATCACCGGCGTCTCCCGTTCCC AGGTTGAGAGTAGGTTCGTTGTTACTGAAGGTGATTTGAGTGCCTTGCGTTCCTTGCAGAGTGGATTCCGGCAGTGTGTG AAAGCGAATGGATTAGGGTTGCAAGCGGAGACTGGCAGTGACTATTGTCGTGTTACTTTGCGATTCCCTAGTGATACAGTCCGCAAGTGG AAGGATCCGAAAACTGGAGAACTTGAaggtttatcttttgattttgatctgTGTGAGGCTGTGGCTGCATGGGAGCAG GTTCGCAATAGTACAACGATACTTACAAAGGAGTTCATTGAT TCTCTGCCAAATGGATGGAAAGAATATGCATGGCGAAGGATCAATAAGGGAAACCTTCT TAATCAATGTGAGAACAAGACACTCTGTATGGAGAAACTTGCTTTGGTTCTCCCTGAAACACCCCCATATGTCCCGCGACAGTTTGGCCGGTGTGCAGTGATTGGTAACTCCGGAGATCTTCTAAAGACAAACTTTGGAGCTGAGATTGATGGTTATGATGCAGTTTTCCGAGAAAATGGTGCACCAATACAG AATTACACTCAATATGTAGGTAGGAAGTGTACGTTTCGACTTCTTAACAGAGGATCTGCAAAGGCACTTGATAAAGTGGCAGATTTAGATG ATACTGGGAAAGAGGTGCTGATCATCAAAACTACCATCCATGATATCATGAACAAAATGATCCGG GAAGTCCCAATCTCCAACCCTGTGTATCTCATGTTAGGAGCATCCTTTGGCTCTGCAGCAAAAGGAACGGGGCTTAAAGCTCTTGAATTTGCACTTTCTATTTGTGATTCCGTTGATATGTATGGTTTCACTGTGGATCCTGGCTACAAGGAATG GACAAGATACTTTTCAGAATCCAGACAAGGGCATACTCCACTACATGGCCGGGCATACTACCAGATGATGGAATGCCTTGGA CTTATCAAAATCCACTCTCCAATGCGGACTGACTTAAATAGAAAAGTGAACTGGCTTCCGAGTCAAACAACACTTAATGCTGCAAGAATGGCATCAGAGAAACTATTAAG GAGAGTTGGAGCTGGGATTTCAGATCCATTAAGTGCATGCTCCATAATCAAGAAACGAGGCAAGGCGAAGACGCCTAGCATGCCTGGCTTCCGGGACGCAGCCACCAAACATCAAAAGTATGTGAGAAGGGCAACCTTGTATCCTCTAGAACATAGTCCAGGGCATGGAATGCTGTGTGTGATCCCTGAAGTTTGA
- the LOC120272345 gene encoding LOW QUALITY PROTEIN: catalase isozyme 1-like (The sequence of the model RefSeq protein was modified relative to this genomic sequence to represent the inferred CDS: deleted 1 base in 1 codon), producing MDPYKHRPSSNHNSPFWTTNSGAPIWNNNSSLTVGHRGPILLEDYHLIEKLAQFDRERIPERVVHARGASAKGFFEVTHDVSHLTCADFLRAPGVQTPVIVRFSTVVHERGSPETLRDPRGFAVKFYTREGNFDLVGNNFPVFFIRDGMKFPDMVHAFKPNPKSHIQEHWRILDFFSHHPESLHMFTFLFDDVGIPLNYRHMDGSGVNTYTLINRNGKVHYVKFHWRPTCGVKCLLDNEAVNVGGSNHSHATKDLYDSISTGNYPEWKLFIQTMDPDHEDRFDFDPLDVTKTWPEDILPLQPVGRLVLNKNIDNFFAENEQLAFCPAIVVPGIYYSDDKLLQTRIFSYADTQRHRLGPNYLMLPVNAPKCAHHNNHHDGFMNFMHRDEEVNYFPSRYDSVGHAEEFPIPPPILNGKREKCIIHKENNFKQAGERYRSWAPDRQERFVNRCVDALSDQRVTHELRNIWISYWSQCDKSLGEKLANQLSMKPSM from the exons ATGGATCCTTATAAG CATCGCCCATCCAGCAACCACAACTCACCCTTTTGGACAACCAACTCTGGTGCTCCAATCTGGAACAACAACTCCTCACTCACTGTTGGACATCGAG GTCCTATTCTCCTAGAGGATTATCATTTAATTGAGAAGCTTGCCCAGTTTGATAGGGAGCGTATTCCAGAACGTGTTGTTCATGCCAGGGGAGCAAGTGCCAAGGGCTTCTTTGAGGTGACTCATGATGTTTCTCACCTTACATGTGCTGATTTCCTTAGAGCACCTGGGGTCCAAACTCCAGTTATTGTTCGATTTTCCACCGTTGTACATGAGCGTGGGAGCCCTGAAACCCTGAGGGACCCTCGAGGTTTTGCTGTGAAGTTCTACACAAGAGAG GGGAATTTTGATCTTGTGGGGAACAACTTCCCAGTGTTCTTCATTCGTGATGGAATGAAGTTCCCTGATATGGTTCATGCTTTCAAACCGAATCCAAAGTCCCATATCCAAGAGCACTGGAGGATTCTTGATTTCTTCTCACATCACCCAGAGAGTTTGCATATGTTCACTTTTTTGTTTGATGATGTTGGCATCCCATTGAACTACAGACATATGGATGGTTCCGGGGTGAACACATACACTCTTATCAATAGAAATGGAAAAGTTCATTATGTT AAGTTTCACTGGCGACCTACCTGCGGAGTGAAGTGCTTGCTGGATAATGAGGCTGTGAATGTTGGAGGCAGCAATCACAGTCATGCCACTAAGGATCTTTATGACTCTATTTCCACTGGAAATTATCCAGAGTGGAAACTCTTCATTCAGACAATGGATCCTGACCATGAAGATCGCTTTGATTTTGATCCACTTGATGTCACCAAAACTTGGCCAGAGGACATCTTACCTCTTCAGCCAGTGGGACGCTTAGTTTTGAACAAGAACATCGATAACTTCTTTGCGGAGAATGAGCAGCTCGCCTTCTGTCCAGCAATTGTGGTGCCTGGCATCTATTATTCAGATGATAAGCTACTCCAGACCAGAATATTCTCCTATGCAGATACTCAAAGGCATCGCTTGGGACCAAACTATCTGATGCTTCCTGTAAATGCTCCCAAGTGTGCTCATCACAACAACCATCATGATGGTTTTATGAATTTTATGCACAGGGATGAGGAG GTGAACTACTTCCCGTCGAGGTATGACAGTGTTGGACATGCCGAGGAGTTCCCAATACCACCTCCCATTCTCAATGGGAAGCGTGAGAAG TGTATTATCCATAAGGAGAACAATTTCAAGCAAGCCGGAGAGAGGTACCGGTCCTGGGCTCCTGACAG GCAAGAGCGTTTTGTCAATCGCTGTGTTGATGCATTGAGTGACCAGAGAGTTACTCATGAGCTTCGCAACATCTGGATTTCATATTGGTCTCAG TGTGACAAGTCTCTTGGTGAGAAACTGGCAAATCAACTCAGTATGAAACCAAGCatgtaa
- the LOC120271816 gene encoding LOW QUALITY PROTEIN: probable rhamnogalacturonate lyase B (The sequence of the model RefSeq protein was modified relative to this genomic sequence to represent the inferred CDS: deleted 1 base in 1 codon), with product MAPIGVTMHIQENYVIIDNGILQLTLSKPGGIVTGVKYNGVDNLMEILNNESNRGYWDIVWNVPQGSGIFDVILGTEFNVILEDENQVEVSFTRKWDPSLKGTLVPLNIDKRFIVLRGSSGFYTYGIFEHLDGWPDFNLDEARIAFKLRKDKFQYMAMADNRQRIMPSPDDRLQGRCQPLAYPEAVVLVNPTNPELKGEVDDKYQYSCDNKDNKVHGWISMDPPIGFWQITPSNEFRTGGPTKQSLTSHVGPTMLAIFVSAHYSGEDLVPKFRNGEHWKKVFGPVFMYLNSSLYPGDYKLLWDDANVQMQTEVESWPYSFPISDDFQKSEQRGCVSGRLLVRDRYINHEDICASSAYIGLALPGEAGSWQRESKGYQFWTKTDEKGCFFISNARTGDYNLYAWCPGFIGDYMFDVTLTITPGNVIDLGELVYEPPRDGPTLWEIGIPNRSAKEFYVPDPNPLYINKLYVNHPDKFRQYGLWERYAELYPDNNLIYTVGVSDYTKDWFFAQVTKKGEGNAFLQTTWQIKFKLDEVNKNGIYKLRVAIAMSAVAELQVRFNELKTVSQPRFSTGLIGKDNAIARHGIHGLYWLFNIDVKSDWLVEGDNIIHFTQPRCTSPFQGIMYDYIRMEGPPKEDV from the exons ATGGCACCAATTGGAGTGACTATGCACATTCAAGAAAACTAT GTGATCATAGACAATGGAATTCTTCAACTTACACTGTCGAAACCTGGCGGCATTGTCACTGGCGTAAAATATAATGGCGTCGATAActtgatggagatcttgaacAATGAATCTAACAGAGG GTATTGGGATATTGTTTGGAATGTCCCTCAAGGTTCAGGGATTTTTGATGT GATTTTAGGTACAGAGTTTAACGTAATTCTTGAAGATGAAAACCAAGTTGAGGTTTCATTCACAAGAAAATGGGATCCTTCACTTAAAGGAACTCTTGTTCCTTTGAACATCGACAAAAG GTTCATTGTTCTTAGAGGGAGTTCGGGATTTTACACTTATGGAATCTTTGAACACTTGGATGGTTGGCCTGATTTTAACTTGGATGAAGCCCGAATTGCTTTCAAGCTTAGGAAAGACAA ATTTCAGTATATGGCAATGGCTGATAATAGACAAAGGATTATGCCGTCTCCTGACGATCGTTTACAGGGACGATGCCAACCATTAGCTTATCCTGAAGCTGTC GTTTTAGTAAATCCTACCAATCCAGAACTCAAAGGAGAG GTTGACGACAAGTATCAGTACTCTTGTGATAACAAAGACAACAAAGTTCATGGATGGATTTCTATGGACCCTCCCATCGGCTTCTGGCAGATCACTCCGAGTAATGAATTTCGTACCGGGGGACCAACCAAGCAGAGTTTAACTTCTCATGTCGGTCCGACCATGCTTGCG ATCTTTGTCAGTGCGCATTATTCCGGAGAAGATCTTGTgcctaaatttagaaacggagaACACTGGAAAAAAGTTTTCGGTCCTGTGTTTATGTATCTCAATTCTTCATTATATCCAGGTGATTATAAGCTTCTCTGGGATGATGCAAATGTGCAG ATGCAAACCGAGGTGGAGAGTTGGCCTTACAGTTTTCCGATTTCAGATGATTTTCAGAAATCCGAACAAAGAGGTTGTGTTAGTGGCAGACTTCTTGTTCGAGATAG ATATATAAACCATGAAGATATCTGCGCAAGCTCTGCATACATCGGCCTAGCTTTACCAGGAGAAGCTGGTTCATGGCAAAGAGAAAGCAAG GGATACCAATTTTGGACTAAGACCGACGAAAAAGGGTGTTTCTTCATTTCTAATGCTCGAACAGGAGATTATAATCTTTACGCATGGTGTCCTGGATTCATCGGTGATTATATGTTCGATGTTACACTAACAATCACTCCCG GAAATGTAATTGATTTGGGAGAGCTTGTGTATGAACCTCCAAGAGATGGTCCTACATTGTGGGAGATAGGAATACCTAATAGATCTGCTAAAGAGTTCTATGTGCCTGATCCTAATCCTCTCTACATCAACAAACTTTATGTTAATCATCCTGACAA aTTCAGACAATATGGTCTATGGGAAAGATATGCAGAATTATATCCCGATAACAATCTTATTTACACCGTCGGAGTTAGTGACTACACAAAGGATTGGTTCTTTGCACAAGTGACAAA AAAAGGCGAAGGAAATGCTTTTCTACAAACAACATggcaaataaaattcaaactcGATGAAGTGAACAAAAATGGAATTTACAAACTACGAGTGGCGATCGCAATGTCTGCAGTGGCTGAACTGCAA GTTCGATTTAATGAATTGAAGACGGTGAGCCAGCCACGCTTTTCGACGGGATTGATCGGCAAAGATAACGCAATTGCAAGGCATGGAATTCATGGATTATACTGGTTGTTCAACATTGATGTTAAGAGTGATTGGCTTGTGGAGGGAGATAACATTATACATTTTACTCAACCAAGATGCACTAGTCCTTTTCAAGGTATAATGTATGACTATATTAGGATGGAAGGACCTCCAAAGGAAGATGTTTGA